The Desulfatibacillum aliphaticivorans DSM 15576 genome has a segment encoding these proteins:
- a CDS encoding FAD-binding oxidoreductase produces MLNQDQLQELQDIVGPEWANADECIRDAYAVWYNSSSLNPEREVWAPRPAAVVMPKTAGEVAKVTQFCNRHDFMIKSFSTGWIASSAAGSRKTILLDLKRMDRIIDIDAKNQIAVIEPYVRAIDLQTELWKQGLNVHVVSCGSNHSVLASAAAAWGYGLSGASMGYSARNLMGLEWVTPKGEIVKFGSAGEGKGWFCMDGPGPGVRGLIRGFHGTFGSLGTFTKCGVKLYRWDGPEKVEHSGKSPRYFLETPLPKTEFFVLTFPSKQNICDAGYQLGEAECNYADFRLPAFFMSMGFTDDNLTLKKIWETGLFQKVVQFALVVCVHGHSQREFEWKVKALKQITKENHGLRVPLLDPPASLLPLLKPLAKVFDNPLALASKIPLLQEMLDAVPIPKQTRKKMQSSMFQLLLRHVNNVQGCFRPSSCMFTSVGSFDTWDLGFEQSDFIAKIKQPAIDQGAIVADGADLGCGGTFESGHLGYLEGIGLFSSHKEESVQAVQEIVEAGAQGAVDNALGLPLGAFGGPMNELFGPHCGDYHLFIKQIKAALDPNSACDSWAYSGPSDKAFPDEKKSFAMY; encoded by the coding sequence ATGCTGAATCAAGACCAACTCCAGGAATTGCAGGACATTGTGGGCCCGGAATGGGCCAACGCGGACGAGTGCATTCGAGACGCCTATGCGGTGTGGTACAATTCCTCCTCCCTGAACCCGGAGCGCGAGGTTTGGGCGCCGAGGCCGGCGGCTGTGGTCATGCCTAAAACCGCCGGGGAAGTCGCCAAGGTCACGCAATTTTGCAATCGCCACGACTTCATGATCAAGTCCTTTTCCACGGGTTGGATCGCCTCCAGCGCAGCCGGGTCACGCAAGACCATCCTTTTGGACCTGAAGCGCATGGATAGAATCATCGATATAGACGCAAAAAATCAGATCGCCGTCATTGAGCCTTACGTGCGCGCCATCGACCTGCAGACCGAATTGTGGAAGCAGGGCCTGAACGTGCACGTGGTTTCCTGCGGAAGCAACCACTCGGTTCTGGCCTCCGCCGCCGCGGCCTGGGGATACGGCCTGTCCGGCGCGTCCATGGGCTATTCGGCCCGGAACCTCATGGGTCTGGAATGGGTGACGCCCAAAGGCGAGATCGTAAAATTCGGCAGCGCGGGGGAGGGCAAGGGCTGGTTTTGCATGGACGGCCCCGGCCCGGGCGTCCGTGGCTTGATTCGAGGCTTTCACGGCACCTTCGGCAGCCTGGGAACCTTCACCAAATGCGGTGTCAAGCTCTACCGCTGGGACGGCCCTGAAAAGGTGGAGCACTCGGGCAAGTCGCCGCGATACTTCCTGGAAACTCCCTTGCCCAAGACCGAATTTTTTGTGCTGACCTTTCCCTCCAAGCAAAACATATGCGATGCAGGGTATCAACTGGGCGAGGCCGAATGCAATTATGCGGACTTTCGCCTGCCCGCCTTTTTCATGTCCATGGGCTTTACGGACGACAACCTCACCCTGAAAAAAATCTGGGAGACCGGCTTGTTTCAAAAAGTCGTCCAGTTCGCCCTGGTGGTCTGTGTCCACGGCCATTCCCAGCGGGAGTTTGAATGGAAGGTCAAGGCCCTCAAGCAGATAACCAAGGAAAACCACGGGCTCAGGGTTCCCCTTTTGGACCCGCCCGCAAGTCTGCTTCCCCTCCTGAAGCCTTTGGCCAAAGTCTTTGACAATCCCCTGGCCCTGGCCTCAAAAATTCCCCTGCTGCAGGAAATGCTGGACGCCGTGCCCATCCCAAAGCAAACCCGGAAAAAAATGCAAAGCAGCATGTTCCAACTCCTGCTCCGCCACGTTAACAACGTGCAAGGCTGCTTTCGTCCCTCCTCCTGCATGTTTACGTCCGTAGGCTCCTTTGACACCTGGGACCTGGGCTTTGAACAAAGCGACTTCATCGCAAAAATCAAGCAGCCCGCCATTGACCAGGGGGCAATCGTGGCTGACGGCGCCGATCTCGGCTGCGGCGGAACCTTTGAATCCGGCCACCTGGGCTATCTGGAAGGCATCGGCCTGTTTTCCTCCCATAAAGAGGAATCGGTCCAGGCCGTGCAGGAAATCGTGGAGGCCGGCGCCCAAGGCGCCGTCGATAACGCCCTGGGTCTTCCTCTGGGCGCATTCGGAGGCCCCATGAACGAGCTTTTCGGCCCCCACTGCGGCGACTATCACCTGTTCATCAAGCAGATCAAAGCCGCCCTGGACCCCAACTCCGCCTGCGACTCCTGGGCCTACTCCGGGCCTTCGGATAAAGCCTTTCCCGACGAAAAAAAGAGTTTCGCCATGTATTGA
- a CDS encoding acetate--CoA ligase family protein codes for MKPAKDGTMALQIHFDRITDCFQKALEDGRNALYEHETYALLKNSGAETPPMTRLIPKGDVPSQADLDAIPGEKIVLKIVSPTIFHKTDVGGVKVLEKDLNKTRSACRRMLDEVPAKYADWIGKNPQFAPEAHQGLMGEDLARAASADIVGVLLCQFMPPDSQAFGNELLVSIRRTQEFGMVITAGLGGTDTEIYAQRFRKGQAVVSASTEMAGGESFFNLFRQTIAYKKLAGVSRGQERIVSDGQLIECFSSFILMGNHYSPNNPDAPFVIEELEVNPFAFTDYLMTPLDGICRFSLPENSLPVPRPVGKIHNLLHPKNIAIIGVSSTGENFGRIILRNIIAGGFNKDDIVIVKPNCGVIDGVKCVPTLEAMEQKANLFIMAVGADQVPDLIERIIEFDCAQSVMLIPGGLGEKQGSEQRAQEVGEKINTAHMQGDGGPVFLGGNCMGLVSYPGTCDTFFIPREKLEKPKSPPLRNAALISQSGAFIITRLSKQPLLEPAYMVSIGNQNDLTAGDMVRYMKDLEHVRVIAVYMEGFNELDGLALCRAVREAVQQGKDVLFYKAGRTPEGKIATSGHTASVAGDYMVCESCVHQAGAMVADNFSQFENLYKLAVLLCDKKVYGNRLAAVSGAGFEAVGMADSIQGDDYAMKMAAFEDSTIQSLEKLIKDNGLDALVDVKNPMDINPAANDRLHAETARILAEDNNVDGVVVGLDPLSPAMQTLPAGLREGESLASPEGVATLLSEAAKSLEKPVLGVIDGGGLFDPMAQKLEENGVPVFRSADAAVAALAKYMNYRLRVDKLKS; via the coding sequence ATGAAACCCGCAAAGGACGGAACCATGGCCCTCCAAATCCACTTTGACCGCATTACGGATTGTTTTCAAAAAGCCCTGGAAGACGGCAGAAACGCCCTGTACGAGCACGAAACCTACGCTCTTTTGAAAAACTCCGGCGCCGAAACCCCGCCCATGACCCGCCTGATCCCCAAGGGAGACGTCCCATCCCAGGCGGACCTGGACGCAATTCCCGGGGAAAAGATCGTCCTGAAAATCGTTTCGCCGACCATTTTTCATAAAACGGACGTTGGCGGAGTCAAGGTGCTGGAAAAGGACCTGAACAAAACCCGGTCCGCGTGCCGGAGAATGCTGGACGAGGTCCCGGCCAAATACGCCGACTGGATCGGAAAAAATCCCCAGTTCGCCCCCGAGGCTCATCAGGGCCTTATGGGCGAAGATCTGGCCCGGGCCGCATCCGCGGACATTGTGGGCGTCTTGTTATGCCAGTTTATGCCGCCCGACTCCCAGGCCTTCGGCAATGAATTGCTGGTGAGCATCCGGCGCACCCAGGAGTTCGGCATGGTCATCACCGCCGGGCTTGGGGGCACGGACACCGAGATCTACGCCCAGCGATTCCGAAAAGGCCAGGCTGTGGTTTCGGCTTCCACGGAGATGGCCGGCGGCGAGTCCTTTTTCAATTTGTTCAGGCAGACCATCGCGTATAAAAAGCTGGCCGGGGTCTCCCGGGGGCAGGAGAGAATCGTTTCGGACGGCCAGTTGATCGAGTGCTTTTCCTCGTTCATCCTCATGGGGAACCATTACTCTCCCAACAACCCGGACGCGCCCTTTGTCATCGAGGAGTTGGAAGTCAACCCCTTCGCCTTTACCGATTATCTCATGACGCCCTTGGACGGCATCTGCCGGTTTTCCCTGCCGGAAAACAGCCTGCCCGTTCCCCGGCCCGTAGGCAAAATCCACAACCTGCTGCATCCCAAAAATATTGCGATCATCGGCGTTTCCTCCACGGGAGAGAATTTCGGGCGAATCATCCTGAGGAACATCATTGCCGGCGGATTCAACAAAGACGACATCGTGATCGTAAAACCGAACTGCGGCGTCATTGACGGCGTTAAATGCGTCCCCACGCTGGAGGCTATGGAGCAAAAGGCGAATTTATTCATCATGGCCGTGGGGGCCGACCAGGTCCCGGACCTGATCGAACGTATTATCGAGTTTGATTGCGCCCAAAGCGTCATGCTCATCCCCGGCGGCCTGGGGGAAAAGCAGGGCAGCGAACAACGCGCCCAAGAGGTCGGCGAAAAAATCAACACAGCCCACATGCAAGGGGACGGCGGCCCGGTTTTTCTGGGCGGCAATTGCATGGGACTGGTTTCCTATCCCGGAACCTGCGACACCTTTTTCATCCCCCGTGAAAAGCTGGAAAAACCAAAATCCCCGCCCCTGAGAAACGCGGCCCTCATCAGCCAGAGCGGCGCCTTTATCATCACCCGGCTCAGCAAACAGCCTCTGCTGGAGCCCGCCTACATGGTTTCCATCGGCAATCAGAACGACCTCACCGCCGGCGACATGGTCAGGTACATGAAGGACCTGGAGCACGTCCGGGTGATCGCCGTATACATGGAAGGCTTCAATGAACTGGACGGCCTGGCCTTGTGCCGGGCGGTCAGGGAAGCGGTGCAGCAGGGCAAGGACGTGCTTTTTTACAAGGCCGGCAGAACGCCGGAAGGCAAAATCGCCACCTCGGGCCATACCGCGTCCGTGGCCGGCGATTATATGGTTTGCGAGTCCTGCGTGCATCAGGCCGGGGCCATGGTGGCGGACAACTTCTCCCAGTTTGAAAATCTGTACAAGCTGGCCGTGCTCCTGTGCGACAAAAAGGTCTATGGAAACAGGCTGGCCGCGGTGAGCGGCGCGGGCTTCGAGGCCGTGGGCATGGCCGACAGCATCCAGGGAGACGACTACGCCATGAAAATGGCCGCGTTTGAGGATTCCACAATCCAAAGCCTGGAAAAGCTCATCAAGGACAACGGCCTGGACGCCCTGGTGGACGTGAAAAACCCCATGGACATCAACCCGGCCGCAAACGATCGACTGCACGCGGAGACGGCCCGGATTCTTGCGGAAGACAATAACGTGGACGGCGTGGTTGTGGGCCTGGATCCCCTGTCGCCAGCCATGCAAACCCTGCCCGCCGGACTGCGGGAAGGGGAGTCCCTGGCCTCGCCCGAGGGTGTTGCTACGCTATTGTCCGAGGCGGCGAAAAGCCTGGAAAAGCCGGTGCTGGGCGTGATCGACGGGGGCGGCCTGTTCGACCCCATGGCCCAAAAGCTGGAGGAAAACGGCGTACCCGTGTTCCGCTCCGCCGACGCCGCCGTGGCCGCCCTGGCCAAGTACATGAACTATCGCCTGCGAGTGGATAAGCTCAAGAGTTAA
- a CDS encoding FAD-binding oxidoreductase, whose amino-acid sequence MDKECIAAAPGFSGGVEDDPQVLSNYSVNNPLLEECAPSAGVVRPKDVSSLQALLKTQKIQMAPVSSIGPHIRGGIQRKEPHVAMDLSHWNEILWINRRNRVCIVQPGVTYGQLQEALKPHGMTLPTPLAPRSGKSVLAAVLDREPSTWPNKQWDYQDPVASTEIVFGNGRLFRTGAAGGPGSLEAQRKSKGAQKSPLGPGQSDFQRVVMGGQGRFGVATWISLRTELAPSVQESYFLGGDLDSLIPYVYAVQRPWLGEHAFLLNRTAAAMLMSHDASDDFDQIRKGLPEFVCLQNIAGFERLPKERLEYQKADIWDMARQNSLALEEGLGDVSATDFFQTSTSVCGPQDWRHGLKGHCLSVIFLSTLDQAPKFLEVFHEALDRAGVNRDSGGLYIQPVVQNHACHFELMLPFNPADAKEVSVMKSLEQDLCRRLFNAGAYFSRPYGAARAFATGVNSGQDKLIDLAQDLFDPEGLLGFWNKET is encoded by the coding sequence ATGGATAAAGAATGCATTGCAGCCGCTCCCGGGTTTTCCGGCGGCGTCGAGGACGATCCTCAGGTTTTGTCAAACTATAGCGTAAATAACCCTCTCCTGGAGGAATGCGCTCCTTCCGCGGGCGTGGTTCGCCCCAAGGACGTTTCCAGCCTTCAGGCCTTGTTAAAGACCCAAAAAATCCAAATGGCGCCTGTCTCGTCCATCGGCCCCCACATCAGGGGCGGCATCCAACGCAAGGAGCCCCATGTCGCCATGGATCTTTCCCATTGGAATGAAATTCTTTGGATCAACCGCCGAAACCGGGTGTGCATCGTCCAGCCGGGCGTGACTTACGGCCAGTTGCAGGAGGCGCTTAAGCCCCACGGCATGACCCTGCCCACGCCCCTGGCGCCCCGGAGCGGAAAAAGCGTGCTGGCGGCTGTCTTGGATCGCGAGCCCTCCACTTGGCCCAACAAGCAATGGGATTACCAGGACCCGGTGGCCAGCACGGAGATCGTGTTCGGAAACGGACGCCTTTTTCGCACGGGCGCAGCCGGAGGCCCCGGCTCCTTGGAAGCCCAGCGCAAATCCAAGGGCGCGCAAAAATCCCCCCTGGGGCCGGGCCAGTCCGACTTTCAGCGGGTGGTCATGGGCGGCCAGGGGCGCTTTGGCGTGGCAACCTGGATCAGCCTGCGCACCGAACTGGCCCCGTCGGTTCAGGAATCCTATTTCCTGGGCGGCGATTTGGACAGCCTCATCCCCTACGTCTACGCCGTGCAGCGGCCCTGGCTGGGAGAGCACGCCTTTCTCCTCAACCGTACGGCCGCCGCCATGCTCATGAGCCATGATGCGTCGGACGATTTCGACCAAATCCGAAAAGGCCTGCCCGAGTTCGTATGTTTGCAGAACATCGCCGGATTCGAACGCCTTCCTAAAGAGAGATTGGAATACCAGAAGGCCGACATTTGGGACATGGCCCGTCAAAACAGCCTGGCCCTGGAAGAAGGCCTGGGCGATGTCTCCGCCACGGATTTCTTTCAAACGTCAACCTCCGTGTGCGGCCCGCAAGATTGGCGGCATGGCCTCAAAGGGCATTGCCTGTCCGTTATATTTTTATCCACCCTGGATCAAGCGCCCAAGTTCTTGGAAGTCTTTCACGAAGCCCTGGACCGGGCGGGCGTGAACAGGGATTCGGGGGGCTTATACATACAACCTGTGGTGCAGAACCATGCCTGTCATTTTGAATTGATGCTTCCTTTTAACCCGGCGGATGCAAAAGAGGTTTCCGTCATGAAATCCCTGGAGCAGGACCTTTGCCGCAGACTCTTCAATGCAGGCGCTTATTTTTCCAGGCCCTACGGCGCGGCCCGGGCTTTTGCAACCGGAGTCAATTCCGGCCAGGACAAGCTCATCGACCTGGCCCAGGACCTCTTCGATCCGGAAGGCCTCCTGGGCTTCTGGAATAAGGAAACATAA
- a CDS encoding B12-binding domain-containing radical SAM protein, translating into MKVLLLRPNSIMKVWPAPIGLGYLAEALRTSRGDEVKILDARRWRLSDKRLAAEVRRFNPDVVGISALTLDSPDASRSAAVVKSVLPGVPVILGGPHASACGKAVLDDPDLDYAVIGEGEETLVDLMNALDGGGALDAIPGLAFKTPDGPVYNGPRAMIENVDALNPAWDLIGPENYFSRLGKHTQNRFIKHRKSLSVFTSRGCPYHCIFCHNVFGKQFRARSPEAVTAEIAMLKDRYGVREIEILDDCFNLSKTRAAAICESILDNRLNLDFSLPNGVRGDVMDEELWDLFKEVGVFRVSFAPEVASPRMQKLVRKNADLDKMRQSIAMAADRGIISMGFFMMGFPTETYDEMLMTADYAARSRLHFALFMYLNPFPGTEVARMAGTDAMDIRFKDYFHMPVNLSAATDEELHKANKFAYQKFYMNPRRLASAFGVMPKNQHTAMHLLPGFRLLFEDSVTF; encoded by the coding sequence TTGAAAGTACTGCTTTTACGCCCCAACAGCATCATGAAAGTCTGGCCGGCGCCCATCGGCCTGGGATACCTGGCGGAAGCCCTGCGCACTTCCAGGGGCGATGAGGTGAAAATTCTGGACGCCCGGCGCTGGCGGCTTTCCGACAAACGGCTTGCGGCCGAGGTCAGGAGATTCAATCCGGACGTCGTCGGGATTTCCGCCCTGACCCTGGACAGCCCGGACGCCTCTCGTAGCGCGGCAGTCGTCAAGTCGGTCCTGCCCGGCGTTCCGGTGATATTGGGAGGCCCCCACGCCTCGGCCTGCGGCAAGGCCGTGCTGGATGATCCCGACCTGGATTACGCGGTGATCGGCGAGGGCGAGGAAACCCTGGTTGATTTAATGAACGCCCTGGACGGAGGCGGCGCCCTTGACGCCATTCCCGGGCTTGCCTTTAAAACTCCGGACGGCCCCGTGTATAACGGCCCCAGAGCCATGATTGAAAACGTGGACGCGCTGAACCCGGCCTGGGACCTGATAGGCCCGGAGAATTATTTTTCCCGCCTGGGCAAGCACACCCAAAACCGGTTTATCAAACACCGTAAAAGCCTGTCCGTATTCACATCCCGGGGCTGCCCGTATCACTGCATCTTTTGCCACAACGTGTTCGGCAAGCAATTCCGGGCCAGAAGCCCGGAGGCCGTGACCGCTGAAATCGCCATGCTCAAGGACCGGTACGGCGTGCGGGAAATCGAAATTCTGGACGACTGCTTTAACCTGTCCAAAACCAGGGCCGCCGCCATTTGCGAAAGCATCTTGGACAACCGCCTGAACCTGGATTTCTCTCTGCCAAACGGCGTTCGCGGGGACGTGATGGACGAGGAATTGTGGGACTTGTTTAAGGAGGTTGGGGTGTTTCGGGTGTCCTTCGCTCCCGAGGTCGCCAGCCCCCGGATGCAAAAGCTGGTCAGGAAAAATGCGGACCTGGACAAAATGCGCCAATCCATTGCCATGGCCGCAGACCGGGGAATTATTTCCATGGGCTTTTTTATGATGGGCTTTCCCACGGAAACCTATGACGAAATGCTCATGACCGCCGATTATGCGGCACGGTCGCGGCTGCACTTCGCCTTGTTCATGTACCTGAACCCCTTCCCCGGCACCGAGGTCGCCCGCATGGCCGGGACCGACGCCATGGACATCCGGTTTAAGGATTACTTCCACATGCCCGTCAACCTGTCGGCCGCCACGGACGAGGAGTTGCACAAGGCCAACAAGTTCGCCTACCAGAAGTTTTACATGAATCCCCGCAGGCTGGCCTCAGCCTTCGGGGTCATGCCCAAAAACCAGCACACGGCCATGCATCTTTTGCCCGGCTTCCGGCTGCTGTTCGAAGACTCCGTGACTTTTTAA
- a CDS encoding TetR/AcrR family transcriptional regulator — MKVDNQHVQQKVFDSAKKLLLTRGVRGWNTDMLAREAGLAKNTLYKIIGSKEQIVEAVAMAQVRENAESAASFLQTEIDWADKQKSLQAVRTALERFTANMSRFEPVVLPQIYLQYPGVEVKINALVKDLTLLAHDFFQQAKDNGFIRPEVDPEVVMDMIRAMVAHYIQQGADKSQFEDRVKKAFDYVLQGITA; from the coding sequence GTGAAAGTAGACAACCAGCACGTCCAGCAAAAAGTCTTCGATTCCGCCAAAAAACTCCTGTTAACCCGGGGCGTTAGAGGCTGGAATACGGACATGCTCGCCCGGGAAGCCGGGCTGGCCAAAAATACCCTGTACAAGATCATCGGCTCCAAGGAGCAAATTGTGGAAGCTGTGGCCATGGCCCAGGTGCGGGAAAACGCCGAGTCCGCAGCCTCTTTTCTCCAGACCGAAATCGACTGGGCCGACAAGCAAAAGAGCTTGCAGGCCGTCCGGACCGCCCTGGAGCGGTTCACCGCCAATATGAGCCGCTTCGAGCCTGTGGTTCTGCCTCAGATTTATCTCCAGTATCCGGGCGTGGAAGTCAAAATCAACGCCCTGGTCAAGGATCTGACCCTCCTGGCCCATGATTTTTTCCAGCAGGCCAAGGACAACGGATTCATCCGGCCCGAGGTGGACCCCGAAGTGGTCATGGATATGATCCGGGCCATGGTGGCCCATTACATCCAGCAGGGCGCGGACAAATCCCAGTTTGAGGACCGGGTGAAAAAGGCCTTTGATTATGTGTTGCAAGGAATTACCGCCTGA
- a CDS encoding (Fe-S)-binding protein encodes MNLDKLKPYEAEMKKCFRCSLCKMVPLAVYQKVEFSNNCPINNYHQFHAWSGSGLQFMALSLLHGRIPADEKLAEIVFSCRSCGYCDVACKYIMDAERHQVNTALKETLALAGLAPPELGRTCRSIQDRGTPFDSPAKPWDKGLNIKKAPRDKAKVLLWAGCSARHDPRQAAAARLFARILQNLKVDFAVLQDEESCCGLPAYWSGFADVFTRAARDAGTALERSGAKTVVCLCGACLGAMRSKYPAYGVKVDAEILHATEFLDRVLARKRLNLQAPEPMRVTYHDPCYLGRQAEPYEEWNGVEKTAFGQMTYTDPPKNLRYGTEGVFDAPRSLLHSIQGLQFNEMHRIREYALCCGAGGGLTEAARPMARQSAISRLEEAKDVGAQCLVTACPHCRSHLEASAREAGLDVRVADIMEILAQALGVHNSAEG; translated from the coding sequence GTGAACCTGGATAAACTCAAGCCCTATGAAGCGGAAATGAAAAAATGCTTCCGCTGCTCCTTGTGCAAGATGGTCCCCTTGGCCGTGTATCAAAAGGTCGAATTCTCCAACAATTGCCCCATCAACAATTATCATCAGTTTCATGCATGGTCCGGGTCGGGCCTTCAATTCATGGCCCTGTCCCTGCTTCACGGGCGCATTCCTGCGGACGAAAAGCTGGCGGAGATTGTGTTTTCGTGCCGGTCCTGCGGATATTGCGACGTGGCCTGCAAGTACATCATGGACGCGGAAAGGCATCAGGTGAACACGGCGCTCAAGGAAACCCTGGCCCTGGCCGGCCTGGCGCCTCCGGAGCTTGGCCGCACCTGCCGGAGCATCCAGGATAGGGGGACGCCTTTTGACTCCCCCGCAAAGCCCTGGGACAAGGGGCTCAACATCAAAAAGGCCCCTCGCGACAAGGCGAAAGTCCTCTTGTGGGCCGGATGTTCGGCCCGTCACGATCCCAGGCAGGCGGCCGCCGCGCGTCTGTTCGCCCGGATTCTGCAAAATTTGAAGGTGGATTTCGCCGTGCTGCAGGACGAAGAGTCCTGCTGCGGTCTGCCCGCCTATTGGAGCGGTTTCGCCGACGTTTTCACCCGGGCCGCCCGTGATGCGGGGACGGCCCTGGAGCGTTCCGGCGCTAAAACCGTGGTCTGCCTGTGCGGCGCCTGCCTGGGCGCCATGCGAAGCAAGTATCCGGCCTACGGCGTCAAGGTGGACGCGGAAATTCTTCACGCGACCGAGTTTCTGGATCGCGTCTTGGCAAGAAAACGCCTCAACCTCCAGGCGCCCGAACCCATGCGCGTAACATACCACGATCCCTGCTATCTGGGACGTCAGGCCGAACCCTATGAAGAGTGGAACGGTGTGGAGAAAACCGCCTTCGGCCAGATGACTTACACGGACCCTCCCAAAAACCTGCGCTACGGGACCGAAGGCGTTTTCGACGCGCCCCGCAGCCTGCTTCATTCAATCCAAGGGCTGCAATTCAATGAAATGCACCGAATCAGGGAATACGCCTTGTGCTGCGGCGCCGGAGGCGGTTTGACCGAAGCCGCCAGGCCCATGGCCCGGCAAAGTGCAATCAGCCGCCTTGAGGAAGCAAAGGACGTTGGGGCGCAATGCCTGGTCACCGCCTGCCCCCATTGCCGATCCCATCTGGAGGCTTCCGCGCGGGAGGCCGGCCTGGACGTCCGGGTCGCGGACATCATGGAAATCCTGGCTCAGGCCCTGGGCGTACACAACTCGGCGGAGGGTTAA